The following coding sequences lie in one Arthrobacter sp. PGP41 genomic window:
- the sufU gene encoding Fe-S cluster assembly sulfur transfer protein SufU: MSLDQLYQQIILDHSKARHGSGLAGTAAPEGASTGQSHQLNPVCGDEVTLRLAVAGGKVAQVSWDGAGCSISMASASVLSELAEGMTVAELHEVIDSFREVLRSRGKVPADPALLGDAAAFEGVARYAARVKCAMISWVAAEDALNQAA, translated from the coding sequence ATGAGCCTTGACCAGCTGTACCAGCAAATCATCCTGGACCATTCGAAGGCCCGGCACGGCAGCGGACTGGCGGGGACAGCGGCCCCCGAGGGCGCTTCCACGGGCCAGTCCCACCAGCTCAACCCGGTGTGCGGGGACGAGGTCACCCTGAGGCTCGCTGTCGCTGGCGGAAAAGTGGCCCAGGTTTCGTGGGACGGGGCGGGTTGTTCCATCTCCATGGCCTCCGCGTCCGTGCTCAGCGAACTGGCAGAGGGAATGACCGTGGCCGAGTTGCACGAAGTAATCGACAGCTTCCGGGAGGTCCTGCGCTCCCGGGGGAAGGTCCCGGCGGATCCGGCGCTGCTCGGCGATGCGGCGGCGTTTGAGGGTGTGGCCCGCTATGCGGCGCGGGTCAAGTGCGCCATGATTTCCTGGGTTGCGGCGGAGGATGCGCTAAATCAGGCCGCCTGA
- a CDS encoding 50S ribosomal protein L25/general stress protein Ctc — MSEQKLAAELRTEFGKGYARRARMANLIPAVIYGHGAEPIHVTLPAKATTLAVRTPNALLSLDINGEGHLALVKDVQRDPIKQIIEHIDLLTVRKGEKVTVDVPVHVAGETAPGTVHNLELTVVSLEAEATHLPEAVEVSIEGRGAGEHIHASDLVLPKGSVLLTDPEALVVNISEAIEVAEETGEEGEAASEAAPAATEEAAAE; from the coding sequence ATGTCTGAGCAGAAGCTCGCAGCAGAACTGCGCACCGAATTCGGCAAGGGCTACGCCCGCCGCGCCCGGATGGCCAACCTCATCCCCGCCGTCATCTACGGTCACGGCGCAGAGCCCATCCACGTCACGCTTCCGGCCAAGGCCACCACCCTGGCAGTCCGCACGCCCAACGCACTGCTGTCCTTGGACATCAACGGCGAAGGCCACCTGGCCCTGGTGAAGGACGTCCAGCGCGACCCCATCAAGCAGATCATCGAGCACATCGACCTCCTCACCGTCCGCAAGGGCGAAAAGGTCACGGTTGACGTTCCCGTGCACGTTGCCGGCGAAACCGCCCCCGGCACCGTGCACAACCTGGAACTGACCGTGGTGTCCCTCGAGGCCGAGGCCACCCACCTGCCCGAGGCCGTTGAGGTGAGCATCGAAGGCCGTGGCGCCGGCGAGCACATCCACGCTTCCGATCTGGTCCTGCCCAAGGGCTCGGTCCTGCTGACCGACCCCGAGGCGCTCGTGGTGAACATCTCCGAGGCCATTGAGGTTGCAGAGGAAACCGGCGAAGAGGGCGAAGCTGCCTCCGAGGCCGCTCCCGCGGCCACCGAGGAAGCCGCAGCCGAGTAA
- a CDS encoding helix-turn-helix domain-containing protein, whose translation MAGPGIGKSSLTEGIAERLGKDLNVLQLHGSSALTAVPFGVLTPYTGELTAEESVSPVAVLRSMWSYFERLKAGNGLPVLLLIDDAHYLDEASAGVVADLISAGWATVVAAARPRPGLPQPLDQLWYDGLAERVDLRPLNREQVEEILDHVLDGTVPDATVDAVWSASGGNPRILDALLHDAAEAGILAKRNGIWVLLGSLPTDGVRLTAVVTKDHLRRRPEEQEALKFIALAGPVGRKVIEDICGAPIVRSLLDQQMVVENSGVPAELTVWNGLFAEAIRNTISVSRSLQLLEKIREYKDPATLRGEGRLRSVEWSLECGLRVSDAEMLDAAREALNRFRNHSARTIAAKVHDPELIPLAHAIQARALYNEGSYPDAAALLDSCWFQLADHPEGPSVLLLRAAAHQATGRPVAAMAAETGEQHAGMAEATAGRLKELLQLLQLGAEMDASALRGRVADIRNRSSAEEEAPVRAVGGAVLAHALAAAGNAAEGLEASLLAASELRALEGELFFFSEFVLGRLVADYLAMGEWDSAERELESYAAGHMPSAATFNGSLQVLRGYSMLRQGRMERAYQLLLPAVEALRLNDPLQLFRFGSALGFYVAARLGDSAQGKRLEQDYKDALAGAPAHDFLARAYAAAASEYLSRDGKGLAALHTLMTTTEASARAGTLLELLGLGWDLGDPSVIPMVQRAAQGVEGRWAAALLKLATDWEAADGDALMDTAASLEESGFVNLAREAYARASTVLEQSGERRRSRQAVAQREKCDHELGERFREGRFIAATPAVQLTRREQDIVELAVQGLTDREIAQRLMVSVRTVEGHLYRTYVKLGVRSRDELDAALPK comes from the coding sequence ATGGCAGGGCCGGGCATCGGAAAATCCTCCTTGACGGAGGGGATCGCGGAACGCCTGGGCAAGGACCTGAATGTCTTGCAGCTGCATGGCAGTTCTGCCCTTACAGCCGTGCCGTTCGGCGTCCTAACTCCCTACACCGGGGAGCTGACCGCCGAGGAGTCTGTTTCTCCGGTTGCCGTCCTGCGGTCCATGTGGAGCTATTTCGAAAGGCTGAAGGCAGGAAACGGGCTCCCTGTCCTGCTCCTCATTGATGACGCACACTACCTGGACGAGGCTTCGGCCGGCGTGGTGGCGGACCTGATCTCCGCAGGATGGGCAACAGTGGTTGCGGCTGCCAGGCCGCGGCCGGGCCTTCCCCAGCCATTGGACCAGCTCTGGTACGACGGCCTGGCCGAACGGGTGGACCTGCGTCCGCTTAACCGTGAACAGGTCGAGGAAATCCTGGACCACGTTCTTGACGGAACAGTTCCGGACGCCACTGTTGACGCCGTCTGGAGCGCCTCCGGGGGCAACCCCCGGATCCTGGACGCCCTGCTCCACGATGCTGCAGAGGCCGGGATACTGGCCAAGCGGAACGGAATCTGGGTCCTGCTGGGTTCTTTGCCGACGGATGGGGTCCGGCTCACCGCAGTTGTCACCAAGGATCATCTCCGGCGCCGGCCGGAGGAACAGGAAGCCCTGAAATTCATTGCGCTTGCCGGGCCGGTGGGCCGGAAAGTGATCGAAGACATTTGCGGGGCGCCCATAGTCCGCTCCCTGCTGGATCAGCAGATGGTGGTCGAAAATTCGGGTGTCCCCGCGGAACTGACCGTCTGGAACGGCCTGTTCGCGGAAGCCATCAGGAACACCATCTCGGTCTCCCGCAGCCTGCAGCTCCTGGAGAAGATCCGGGAATACAAGGACCCCGCCACATTGCGCGGCGAAGGCCGGCTGAGGTCCGTGGAGTGGTCCCTTGAATGCGGCCTGCGCGTGTCCGACGCCGAGATGCTGGACGCCGCACGCGAGGCACTGAACCGCTTCCGGAACCACAGCGCCCGCACCATCGCCGCCAAGGTGCATGACCCGGAGCTCATTCCCCTGGCCCACGCCATCCAGGCGCGCGCCCTGTACAACGAGGGCTCATACCCGGACGCCGCCGCGCTGCTTGACTCCTGCTGGTTCCAGTTGGCAGACCATCCCGAAGGTCCCTCCGTCCTGCTGCTGAGGGCTGCGGCCCATCAGGCAACAGGCCGTCCCGTGGCGGCCATGGCAGCAGAGACGGGGGAACAACACGCCGGGATGGCGGAGGCAACGGCGGGGCGGCTAAAGGAGCTCTTGCAGCTGCTCCAGCTCGGCGCGGAAATGGACGCATCGGCACTGCGCGGCCGCGTGGCGGACATCAGGAACCGCAGTTCCGCTGAAGAAGAAGCGCCGGTCAGGGCAGTCGGCGGGGCAGTGCTGGCACATGCCCTGGCTGCAGCCGGCAATGCCGCCGAAGGACTCGAGGCCTCGCTTTTGGCGGCCTCTGAACTGCGCGCGCTGGAAGGAGAGCTGTTTTTCTTTTCCGAGTTCGTCCTGGGGCGGCTGGTGGCAGATTACCTTGCCATGGGGGAGTGGGACTCCGCCGAGCGCGAGCTCGAAAGCTACGCCGCAGGGCACATGCCCTCGGCAGCGACCTTCAACGGCAGCCTGCAGGTGCTGCGCGGCTACTCCATGCTGCGGCAGGGCCGGATGGAACGGGCCTACCAGCTGCTGCTGCCGGCGGTGGAAGCGCTGCGGCTCAACGATCCGCTCCAGCTGTTCCGCTTCGGCTCGGCGCTGGGCTTCTATGTCGCAGCGCGGCTGGGAGACTCTGCCCAAGGTAAGCGGCTGGAACAGGACTACAAAGATGCTTTGGCGGGCGCTCCTGCCCATGACTTCCTTGCCCGCGCCTACGCTGCCGCCGCATCAGAGTACCTGTCCCGGGACGGTAAGGGGCTGGCTGCACTGCACACGCTGATGACCACCACTGAGGCCTCTGCAAGGGCGGGTACCCTGCTGGAACTGCTGGGACTCGGCTGGGACCTGGGGGACCCCTCCGTGATCCCCATGGTGCAGAGAGCGGCGCAGGGCGTGGAAGGCCGTTGGGCAGCCGCCCTGCTGAAACTGGCCACGGACTGGGAAGCCGCTGACGGGGATGCGTTGATGGATACCGCGGCCTCGCTGGAGGAATCAGGTTTCGTCAACCTCGCACGTGAGGCCTACGCCCGCGCCAGCACCGTGCTGGAGCAGTCAGGGGAGCGCCGCCGCTCCAGGCAGGCCGTGGCCCAGCGCGAAAAGTGTGACCACGAACTGGGCGAGCGGTTCCGGGAGGGCCGTTTCATTGCCGCCACCCCTGCCGTGCAGCTCACCCGCCGGGAGCAGGACATCGTGGAGCTTGCCGTGCAGGGCCTTACGGACCGCGAGATTGCCCAGCGGCTCATGGTGTCTGTCCGCACGGTCGAGGGACACCTGTACCGCACCTACGTGAAACTCGGTGTGCGCAGCCGGGATGAGCTCGACGCAGCGCTCCCCAAGTAG
- a CDS encoding SufS family cysteine desulfurase translates to MAVVSTPATLERALPAMDDAEVLRIRNDFPVLNQLVNGRPLVYLDSGATSQNPLSVIESEQEFYEQRNAAVHRGAHHLAVEATEAFEDARQTVADFIGADYAETVWTSNATEGLNLLSYALSNAGLWTAQGRGDARLKELALNPGDEIVVTEMEHHANLIPWQELAFRTGATLRYIPIDDSGHLRMEAAAEIIGARTRVLAFTHASNVLGTINPVADLVALARRAGALAVLDACQSAPHLALDVKDLDVDFAVFSGHKMLAPTGIGVLYGKQELLDVLPPFLTGGSMITTVTMERAEYLPAPQRFEAGTQRISQAVALAAAANYLTETGLDRIHQWEAGLGQRMVTGLESLPGIRVLGPAAGQERIGLAAFDVEGVHAHDVGQFLDSRGIAVRVGHHCAQPLHRRLGLTATTRASAYLYNTTDDVDQFLDAVAGVRAYFRA, encoded by the coding sequence TTGGCCGTAGTATCAACGCCAGCCACACTGGAACGCGCCTTGCCGGCCATGGACGACGCAGAGGTACTCCGCATCCGCAACGACTTTCCGGTCCTGAACCAGCTGGTCAACGGCAGGCCGCTCGTCTACCTCGACTCCGGCGCCACCTCACAGAACCCGCTGAGCGTCATTGAATCCGAACAGGAATTCTACGAACAGCGCAATGCAGCCGTGCACCGGGGTGCCCACCACCTTGCCGTCGAAGCCACCGAGGCCTTCGAGGATGCCAGGCAAACCGTCGCGGACTTCATCGGCGCTGATTACGCGGAGACCGTCTGGACGTCAAACGCCACTGAGGGCCTCAACCTGCTCAGCTACGCGTTGTCCAACGCAGGGTTGTGGACGGCGCAGGGCCGGGGCGACGCCAGGCTCAAGGAGCTCGCCCTCAATCCGGGTGATGAAATCGTTGTCACCGAAATGGAGCACCACGCCAACCTGATCCCGTGGCAGGAACTTGCTTTCCGGACCGGCGCAACCCTGCGCTACATCCCCATCGACGACTCCGGCCACCTCCGCATGGAAGCAGCCGCGGAGATCATCGGCGCCCGGACCCGGGTGCTTGCGTTCACCCACGCGTCGAACGTCCTGGGCACCATCAACCCTGTCGCCGACCTTGTGGCCCTCGCCCGGCGGGCCGGCGCCCTGGCGGTCCTGGACGCCTGCCAGTCCGCGCCGCACCTGGCCCTGGACGTCAAGGACCTTGACGTCGACTTCGCCGTGTTCTCCGGCCATAAAATGCTGGCCCCCACCGGAATCGGGGTGCTGTACGGGAAGCAGGAGCTGCTTGATGTCCTGCCGCCCTTCCTGACCGGCGGCTCCATGATCACCACTGTCACCATGGAACGCGCCGAGTATCTGCCGGCACCACAGCGCTTCGAAGCCGGAACGCAGCGGATTTCCCAGGCCGTGGCGCTGGCGGCTGCAGCCAACTACCTGACCGAAACGGGGCTGGACCGGATCCACCAGTGGGAAGCCGGGCTCGGCCAGCGCATGGTCACCGGGCTGGAGTCCCTTCCCGGAATCCGGGTCCTGGGTCCCGCCGCGGGCCAGGAACGCATCGGACTGGCTGCCTTCGACGTCGAGGGGGTCCATGCCCATGACGTCGGGCAGTTCCTGGATTCGCGGGGGATCGCCGTGCGCGTCGGCCACCACTGTGCGCAGCCCCTGCACCGCAGGCTGGGCCTTACTGCCACTACCAGGGCCAGCGCCTACCTGTACAACACGACGGACGACGTCGACCAATTCCTGGACGCCGTAGCCGGCGTGCGGGCCTATTTCCGCGCATAG
- a CDS encoding helix-turn-helix transcriptional regulator, which yields MSIEPLSWGRGSTPHHAGLNTDTSERREGQLWSAPARGANLESVRTALTSADSLGVVITGGRGVGKSSLARAAVMDLGPDIWSLQLRSGPAGSTTPYGCLSFLLARLPQAYMGSPTAILRGITSLIRSDAAGRPCVITLDTSASIDDMSAGVLLNVLLTGTARIIAVAPKISDLPADFHWLLTDHRLTEVRLNNLNELQTRQVLLSLLGHRVSASLVSTYHHMVGGNPLLLKALVTEQQLSGNLVLSDSVWTLRDKVVLDGAASLDDIVRSRWSRETPETREVIEMLSCARRVELSRLTAIYRAEVVADMEDGGLLEIDQSDHRWVSLREKYIGDVVRTWLSIARRRELRSVLLAGAEPDPAAMTVEELMAFAAWTHECEADLSPALALAAAEAAVQLFDPRFALTYAEMLQRTDREWTAGQRQKAAAYLQLDMPVQAMAALDDISQPELESLDVGEYADVIAAKSQVMMWLPEAAGKVPDLLSEARQRLERAPNFTAWPEPAAAAANRVALSGFEYRAFVGDYAAIIPDLERAADPALNPDTGYRMNAAILLMTALAMTGREMDALGLMRQLGGQLSDASHIVGLRERYTREAYLVLLTAGQWRRCIDLLGPQAATEEPHSLPFRSAATELAAGIAYVYSGRGMAALDPLISAAAQLELQPVQAALRCAYAAIALAHAQTGNAAQSRKYLAKLQRTSGKSSFITDSIVEFCSLVAGRWLGDPDAVTGLKRCSRQDLEAGRFTLAGINLLAATVNGSDADFRLLEEIAGHRQGPLAEVSRLIAVGSRTKDARTLLAGGELAATLELDAVEARCMALAVDFARQDGDSLTARTAQARLDILAATVSNLPIVPSSGSPLLTSRERQIARLAGRGASNRDIALEMGVSVRTVEGHLYQVFTKLGVTSRGDLTGLV from the coding sequence ATGTCAATCGAGCCACTTAGCTGGGGACGTGGGTCAACACCTCACCACGCCGGGCTGAACACAGACACCTCCGAGAGGCGGGAGGGTCAGCTTTGGTCTGCCCCCGCACGCGGCGCCAACCTTGAGTCAGTCCGCACCGCCCTGACCAGCGCAGACTCCCTTGGGGTAGTGATCACCGGCGGCCGCGGCGTGGGAAAGTCCTCCTTGGCGCGCGCTGCCGTGATGGACCTCGGCCCCGACATCTGGTCACTCCAGCTCCGCAGCGGACCTGCAGGCTCCACCACGCCCTATGGTTGCCTTTCTTTCCTCCTGGCCAGGCTTCCGCAGGCGTACATGGGCTCGCCCACGGCAATCCTCCGCGGCATTACTTCCCTGATCCGCAGTGACGCGGCAGGACGCCCCTGTGTCATCACCCTTGACACCTCCGCCAGCATTGACGACATGAGCGCCGGAGTGCTGCTCAACGTCCTGCTGACCGGCACCGCCAGAATCATCGCAGTAGCCCCGAAAATCAGCGATCTTCCTGCCGATTTCCACTGGCTGCTCACGGACCACCGGCTGACCGAAGTCCGGCTGAACAACCTCAACGAACTGCAGACCCGCCAGGTCCTGTTGTCCCTGTTGGGGCACCGCGTCTCGGCATCCCTGGTCAGCACCTATCACCACATGGTGGGCGGCAACCCGCTGCTCCTGAAGGCGCTCGTCACCGAACAGCAGCTGTCCGGAAACCTTGTGCTCTCCGATTCAGTCTGGACCCTGCGGGACAAAGTGGTGCTCGACGGCGCGGCCAGCCTTGACGACATCGTCCGGTCCAGATGGTCCAGGGAAACGCCCGAAACCCGGGAAGTCATCGAGATGCTTTCCTGCGCCCGCAGGGTTGAGCTGTCCAGGCTGACGGCCATCTACCGTGCCGAAGTGGTGGCCGACATGGAAGACGGCGGCCTGCTCGAGATCGACCAGTCCGACCATCGCTGGGTTTCGTTGCGCGAAAAGTACATCGGTGACGTGGTGCGCACCTGGCTGAGCATTGCCCGGCGCAGGGAACTGCGCAGCGTGCTCCTGGCCGGTGCGGAACCTGATCCTGCCGCCATGACCGTCGAGGAGCTGATGGCTTTCGCGGCGTGGACGCATGAATGCGAGGCGGACCTGAGTCCCGCCCTGGCGCTGGCGGCGGCGGAAGCGGCAGTCCAGCTCTTCGATCCGCGGTTTGCGCTGACCTACGCCGAAATGCTTCAGCGGACGGACCGGGAGTGGACAGCCGGCCAGCGGCAGAAAGCCGCCGCGTATCTTCAGCTGGACATGCCGGTCCAGGCCATGGCCGCACTTGACGACATTTCGCAGCCGGAACTTGAAAGCCTTGATGTCGGGGAATATGCGGATGTCATAGCCGCCAAATCCCAGGTAATGATGTGGCTCCCGGAGGCGGCAGGCAAGGTGCCGGATCTGCTCAGTGAAGCCCGGCAGAGGCTGGAGCGGGCCCCGAACTTTACTGCGTGGCCCGAGCCTGCGGCCGCGGCGGCGAACCGGGTGGCCTTGAGCGGGTTCGAGTATCGCGCCTTCGTGGGTGATTACGCTGCCATCATCCCGGACCTTGAAAGGGCTGCGGACCCTGCCCTGAACCCGGATACCGGCTACCGCATGAATGCGGCCATCCTGCTGATGACCGCATTGGCCATGACCGGCCGCGAGATGGATGCGCTCGGCCTCATGCGCCAGCTGGGCGGCCAACTCAGCGATGCCTCCCATATTGTCGGCCTGCGGGAACGGTACACCCGGGAGGCCTACCTTGTGCTGCTGACGGCCGGGCAGTGGCGGCGGTGCATCGACCTCCTGGGTCCGCAGGCGGCCACGGAGGAGCCGCACAGCCTTCCCTTCCGCAGTGCCGCTACCGAACTGGCGGCCGGCATCGCCTACGTCTATTCGGGGCGCGGCATGGCTGCCCTCGACCCCCTGATCTCCGCCGCGGCCCAGCTGGAGCTGCAGCCGGTCCAGGCCGCCCTCCGCTGCGCGTACGCGGCCATTGCACTGGCCCACGCCCAAACCGGCAACGCAGCCCAGTCGCGCAAGTACCTGGCGAAACTGCAAAGGACGTCAGGAAAGTCCAGCTTCATCACCGACAGCATCGTTGAGTTCTGCTCGCTCGTGGCGGGCCGTTGGCTGGGCGATCCCGACGCCGTGACCGGCCTCAAGCGGTGCTCCCGGCAGGACCTCGAGGCCGGTCGCTTCACCTTGGCCGGGATCAACCTGCTCGCTGCGACCGTCAATGGCAGTGATGCCGACTTCCGCCTCCTGGAGGAGATTGCGGGCCACCGCCAGGGCCCGCTCGCCGAGGTTTCCCGCCTGATCGCTGTGGGAAGCAGGACAAAGGACGCCAGGACCCTCCTCGCCGGTGGCGAACTGGCCGCCACCCTCGAACTGGATGCCGTGGAGGCACGGTGCATGGCCCTGGCCGTGGATTTCGCACGCCAGGATGGCGATTCCCTGACCGCGCGGACCGCGCAGGCCCGGCTGGACATCCTCGCCGCGACCGTCTCGAACCTTCCCATCGTGCCCAGCAGCGGAAGCCCGTTGCTGACCAGCAGGGAACGCCAGATTGCCCGGCTGGCGGGCCGGGGTGCCTCCAACCGTGACATCGCCCTGGAGATGGGCGTGTCCGTCCGCACCGTGGAAGGCCACTTGTACCAGGTCTTCACGAAACTCGGCGTCACTTCCAGGGGTGATCTGACTGGACTCGTATAA
- the glmU gene encoding bifunctional UDP-N-acetylglucosamine diphosphorylase/glucosamine-1-phosphate N-acetyltransferase GlmU, whose amino-acid sequence MIPENTGPAAVIVLAAGAGTRMKSRTPKILHEIGGRSMVGHALLAARSVKPRQLAIVVRHERDLVARHVEELDPAALIVDQDDIPGTGRAVEVALQALDAEEDLTGTVVVTYGDVPLLSGQLLAELVATHEREANAVTVLTADLDDATGYGRILRGEDGTVTGIREHKDASDAERLIREVNSGIYAFDAAVLRDALAHVTTDNSQGEKYLTDVLGLARKAGGRVAAVVTADRWQVEGANDRVQLSALGAELNRRIVEAWMRAGVTVVDPATTWIDSSVTLDEDVRILPNTQLHGDTTVARDAVVGPDTTLTDVTIGEGAKVTRTHGSGAVIGAGAAVGPFTYLRPGTVLGDTGKIGAFYETKNVTIGRGSKLSHLGYAGDAEIGEDTNIGCGNITANYDGEKKHRTVIGSGVRTGSNTVFVAPVTVGDGAYSGAGAVIRKDVPAGALAVTVAAQRNAEGWVAANRPGTRSAELARAATTDSSSTPASTEEGK is encoded by the coding sequence ATCGTCCTGGCGGCAGGCGCCGGTACGCGGATGAAATCGCGTACCCCCAAGATCCTGCATGAGATCGGCGGCAGGTCCATGGTGGGCCACGCACTGCTGGCTGCCCGCAGCGTCAAGCCCAGGCAGCTGGCCATCGTGGTCCGTCACGAACGTGACCTGGTGGCACGCCACGTCGAGGAATTGGATCCTGCTGCCCTGATCGTGGACCAGGACGACATCCCCGGCACGGGCCGTGCAGTGGAAGTAGCCCTCCAGGCCCTGGACGCAGAAGAGGACCTTACCGGCACAGTGGTGGTGACCTACGGCGACGTGCCGCTGTTGTCCGGACAACTGCTGGCCGAGCTTGTGGCCACGCACGAGCGTGAAGCCAATGCCGTAACCGTGCTGACCGCCGATCTTGACGATGCCACCGGATACGGGCGGATCCTTCGCGGCGAGGACGGCACGGTGACCGGCATCCGCGAACACAAGGACGCGTCGGACGCCGAACGCCTGATCCGTGAGGTCAACTCCGGCATCTACGCCTTTGACGCAGCCGTCCTTCGGGACGCACTCGCCCACGTCACCACCGATAACTCGCAGGGCGAAAAATACCTCACTGATGTGCTCGGACTCGCGCGGAAGGCAGGCGGCCGCGTTGCCGCCGTCGTCACCGCTGACCGCTGGCAGGTGGAAGGGGCCAATGACCGCGTTCAGCTCTCCGCACTGGGCGCAGAACTGAACCGCCGCATCGTGGAGGCCTGGATGCGCGCCGGCGTCACCGTAGTGGACCCCGCCACCACCTGGATCGACTCGTCCGTAACCCTTGACGAGGACGTCCGGATCCTTCCCAACACCCAGCTCCACGGCGACACCACCGTAGCGCGGGACGCCGTCGTCGGCCCCGACACCACCCTGACGGATGTCACCATCGGCGAGGGCGCAAAGGTAACCCGCACCCACGGTTCAGGCGCCGTCATCGGTGCGGGCGCCGCCGTCGGCCCCTTCACCTACCTTCGTCCGGGAACTGTCCTGGGGGACACCGGCAAGATCGGCGCGTTCTACGAAACCAAGAACGTGACTATCGGGCGCGGTTCCAAGCTGTCACACCTCGGTTATGCCGGGGACGCCGAAATCGGCGAGGACACCAACATCGGGTGCGGAAACATCACGGCAAACTACGACGGCGAAAAGAAGCACCGCACGGTCATCGGCTCGGGCGTCCGGACAGGTTCCAACACTGTGTTCGTTGCCCCGGTCACCGTGGGGGACGGCGCCTACAGCGGCGCAGGCGCCGTGATCCGAAAAGACGTGCCGGCGGGAGCGCTTGCAGTGACTGTTGCCGCCCAACGCAATGCCGAGGGATGGGTCGCGGCCAACCGCCCGGGAACCCGCTCCGCTGAACTGGCCCGGGCGGCCACCACAGATTCCTCAAGTACCCCGGCATCTACAGAAGAGGGCAAGTAA
- the pth gene encoding aminoacyl-tRNA hydrolase: MTDSWLIVGLGNPGAQYQGNRHNVGQMVLDELASRIGAGFKSHKARAQVLEGRLGIGGPRVVLAKPMSYMNVSGGPVAALANFYGIAPDHVVAVHDEIDIPFNTVKLKIGGGEGGHNGLRDISRALATKDYFRVRVGVGRPPGRMETADYVLRDFSSAELRELPFLLDDAADAVEALLRDGLTAAQQKFHPAKSERQ; encoded by the coding sequence ATGACTGATAGTTGGCTGATTGTCGGCCTCGGAAACCCCGGAGCCCAGTACCAGGGCAACCGGCACAACGTCGGCCAGATGGTCCTTGACGAGCTTGCAAGCCGGATAGGTGCCGGCTTCAAAAGCCACAAGGCCCGCGCCCAGGTTCTGGAAGGCCGCCTCGGCATCGGGGGCCCCCGCGTCGTGCTGGCAAAACCGATGAGTTACATGAACGTCTCCGGCGGGCCCGTTGCGGCGCTGGCGAACTTTTACGGCATCGCACCGGACCATGTAGTGGCGGTCCACGACGAGATCGACATTCCCTTTAATACGGTCAAGCTCAAGATCGGCGGGGGAGAAGGCGGCCACAACGGGCTGCGGGACATCTCCAGGGCCTTGGCCACCAAGGACTACTTCCGCGTCAGGGTGGGGGTAGGCAGGCCGCCGGGACGCATGGAGACCGCCGATTACGTGCTCCGCGACTTCAGCTCGGCCGAGCTAAGGGAACTGCCCTTCCTCCTGGACGATGCAGCTGACGCTGTGGAAGCGCTGCTGCGTGACGGCCTCACAGCGGCGCAGCAGAAGTTCCATCCAGCGAAGTCCGAGCGACAGTAA
- a CDS encoding ribose-phosphate diphosphokinase: MSEITARGEKKLVLATGRAHPELAKEIAKELGTDLLPVDAYDFANGEIYVRAGESVRGTDAFVIQAHPAPLNNWLMEQLIMIDSLKRASAKRITVVSPFYPYARQDKKGRGREPISARLVADLYKTAGADRIMSVDLHTSQIQGFFDGPVDHLMAIPLLADYIRTRVAAENVTVVSPDTGRVRVAEQWAERLGGAPLAFVHKSRDLTVPNQAVSKTVVGQIEGRTCVLIDDMIDTGGTISGAVQVLKNAGAKDVIIAATHAVFSDPAAQRLSESGAREVVVTNTLPLTASQRFPQLTVLSIAPLIARAVREVFDDGSVTSLFDGNA; the protein is encoded by the coding sequence ATGAGCGAAATTACGGCGCGCGGCGAGAAGAAACTGGTGCTCGCAACCGGCCGGGCCCATCCGGAGCTGGCCAAGGAGATCGCCAAGGAGCTCGGTACCGACCTGCTGCCGGTGGATGCCTATGACTTCGCCAACGGTGAGATCTATGTCCGTGCCGGTGAAAGCGTCCGCGGCACGGATGCTTTTGTCATCCAGGCCCACCCCGCGCCGCTGAACAACTGGCTGATGGAACAGCTGATCATGATCGATTCGCTGAAGCGTGCCTCTGCCAAGCGCATCACGGTGGTGTCCCCGTTCTACCCTTACGCCCGCCAGGACAAGAAGGGCCGGGGCAGGGAGCCCATCTCCGCCCGCCTTGTGGCGGACCTGTACAAGACCGCCGGCGCGGACCGCATCATGAGCGTGGACCTGCACACCTCGCAGATCCAGGGCTTCTTCGACGGCCCGGTGGACCACCTCATGGCCATCCCGCTGCTCGCTGACTACATCCGCACCCGGGTGGCCGCCGAAAACGTTACCGTCGTTTCCCCGGACACCGGACGCGTCAGGGTCGCGGAGCAGTGGGCCGAGCGCCTGGGCGGCGCGCCGCTCGCCTTTGTGCACAAGAGCCGCGACCTTACTGTGCCGAACCAGGCCGTGTCCAAGACCGTGGTGGGCCAGATCGAGGGGCGCACCTGCGTCCTGATCGACGACATGATCGACACCGGCGGAACCATCTCCGGCGCCGTGCAGGTGCTGAAGAACGCCGGCGCCAAGGATGTCATCATCGCGGCCACCCACGCGGTCTTCTCCGATCCCGCCGCCCAGCGCCTCTCCGAGTCCGGCGCCCGGGAAGTGGTTGTCACCAACACCCTGCCGCTCACGGCATCCCAGCGGTTCCCCCAGCTGACGGTGCTTTCCATCGCCCCGCTGATCGCGCGCGCGGTCCGTGAAGTGTTCGACGACGGTTCAGTCACCAGCCTTTTCGACGGCAACGCCTGA